Below is a genomic region from Isosphaeraceae bacterium EP7.
AGCCTCTCACGAACCTTGCTTTTTTTCAACACATGAGCATAGAACAAATTAATGGCCATCCTTGGCCAACGGCGGTTTACTTAACAGGTGGGCCGAGCGGTTCTTGATGGCACCCGATGACCTGTTCCACCAAGTCAAGGAGATGCTCGACTCCTGGAAGAAAGAGGCCCTCGACCTGGAGAAGCGAATCCAAGAGCAGACCCTCACCGAGGGCGCGATTTACGACTTCACCAAATGATGAGAATCCATCAAGAACAGCTTGATTGAAGTCATACCGCTGACTTGGACGCTGTCCCTCGATCAAGGCGTTGAAGAGCCCGCTGGAGGGGTCTTGATGGAACCCGCCAAGCTTCGGTCAATGTTCAAGAACATGAAAATTAACCGCCTCACCTCATAGGAGCAGCCCCGGTAAGCGTTGATGCTGTAGCGGAACCCGACGTCGGGGCTGTCGTTCTCCGAGACGATCGACCTGGAGCGGTCGGGCAGTTACTCTGTGGGCCGGCGCCTCAGGGCTTCGAGGCCGTCCTCGTCGTGCTCCAGGTGCTCGAGGTCGAGCACGTGGTGCGTGCCGCCGAAGCGGTTGGGCGGGTCGATCTGCGAGCCTCGCCCCCCGGCGAGCGGGCGGTTGGGTTCGAGTGTCATCGACGGCTCCGGCCTGATCCTGTGTTCGCCCGTTCAGGACAACAACTGAACAGGACGATGGAAACCGGGCGGGACAATTCGGGGCGGCGTGGCCCGGGATTCGCGGATTCTGGCGTGCTCAGGGGTCTCGGCACGGGCAGGGGGGGTGGACATGTTCGGCTACTTCAGGCGACGGCGGCGCGAGACTCTGCGGGCACGGCCGTTCCCGGCGGACTGGGAAGCCATCTTGCGCAAGAATGTCCCGCTCGATGCCCGACTCGACGAGGCCGACCGCGCCGAGCTGCGCGGGCACATCCAGGTCTTCCTCGCCGAGAAGCATTTCGAGGGGTGCGGGGGCCTGGAGCTGACCGACGAGATCAAAGTGACCATCGCCGCACAAGCATGCTTGCTCCTGTTGCATCGGGAGACCGACTACTACCGCAAGCTGATCACGGTCCTGGTCTACCCGGCCGCCTACCAGGCGAAGAGCGTCGAGAACCTGGGCGGGGGCATGGTGCTGGAAGGGGGCGAGGAGGGCCGGCTGGGCGAGGCCTGGGCGGGGGGCGTGGTGGTGCTCTCCTGGGACGACGTCCGGTCGGGATCGGCCGACCTCCGGGACGGGCACAACGTTGTTCTGCACGAGTTCGCCCACCAGCTCGACCAGGAGGACGGCGTGGCCGACGGGGCGCCAATCCTGGAGCAGCGGGGCCAGTACGTCGCCTGGGCCAGGGTTCTCGGGACAGAATATGAACAATTGCGGAATTCCAGGGGAAAGAGCGTGCTGAACAGGTACGGCGCCACCAAGCCGGCCGAGTTCTTCGCCGTCGCAACCGAGTGTTTCTTCGAGAAGCCGATGCAGTTGAAGCGGAAACACCCCGAGTTGTATGAGGAGTTGAAGGAGTATTATCGCCAGGATCCGGAGAAGAATGCCGCCGCCGAGGAGGCGACCTCGGCCCGCCCGGAGTGAGCGCCGGGCGGGCCTGCATGATCGGTTACTTGCCGAGCCAGGCGCGAAGGTGGGCCTTCTGGGCGTCGGTCGCGGCGGGGTCGGGTTCGAGCTTGAACAGGGGCTTGGGCTCCTGGCCGAAGGTCGCATCCAGGCGCATCAGTTTGCCGCGGCGTGCGATGAGGACCGAAACCTTCTCGGCGGGCCGGTACTGCTCCATCCGCCTGGACCACTGCTCGGGCACGACCCGCTCGTCGCCGACGGCCACGATCTCGTCGGCCACGTTGAAGCCGGCTTCGAAGCCGGGGGTGCCTCGCTTGACGGCGGCGACCGTCAGGCGGCCCCCGTCGGGCTTGGTGTCCAGGCCCAGCCAGGCCTTCTCGGGCTTCTTCGGCTTGTCCTTGTCCTTGGGGTCCTCCCCGGTCGAGAACCGGAGGCCGTACCACTTCAAGGTTTCTACATAGTCAAGTTCGTCGGTGGTCTCGAGCGCCCTGTGGAAGAAGGAGGAGAGGTCGACGCCGGCGACCTCGGCCGCGACGGCGCGGAACTGGCCCGGGGTGAAGCCGGTGGCGCCCGAGTAACGCGGATAGGCCAGACGCATCACGTCATCCAGGCTCTTGGATCCATGAGTGACGCGGCGGATCTCGGCGTCGAGGAGCAGGCCGACGACGGCCCCCTTGACGTAGTAGCTGATGGCGGTGTTGGGGGTGTTCTCGTCGCGGCGGTAGAACTTGATCCAGGCGTCGGCCGAGGCCGATTCCAGGGGCTGGACCGCGCGGCCGGGGGTCTCCTGGAGCCGCTGGATGTCCCCCTTGGGCTTGTCGGCGTCGGCACCCGTGGGGGCCACGTCGCCGGCCAGGTATTCGTCGTCGGTGCAGAGCCCGGCGCGGCGGAGCAGGAGGTCTCCGTAGTAGCTGGTCAGCCCCTCGGCGATCCAGAGGCTCCGGCTGACGGCCTCCTTCTCGTAGTCGAACGGGCCGAGCTCGACGGGCCGCAAGCGCTTGACATTCCAGGTGTGGAAATATTCGTGACTGACCAGGCGTAGCCAGCCCAGGTAGTCGGCCCGCCGCCTGCCGGCCCAGCGGCTGGCCATCAGGACGGTCGAATTCCGGTGCTCGAGGCCGCCGCCGGTCTCGGTCAACAGGTTGAAGACGATGTACTTGTCATAGGGGAGCGAGCCCCAGAAATCGCGCTGGGTGCGGACGATGGCCTCGACGTCCTTGGCCGCCTTGGGTCCGTCCCAGAGGCCGCCCCCCCCTTCGTTGACGATGTAGTGCGGCTTGCCGTCGACCTCGAACTGGTCGACCTCCGGGCTGCCGGCGTAGATCGGCGAGTCGACCAGGGCATCATAATTGTCCGCGAGGTAGCGGTGGGGGACGTCTCCGGCGACGATGGGGAGGCCGCAGTAGGTCTTGGCCCAGGTGGCGGGGAGGGTGAGCCTCACCTCGTGCGGGCGGGGGCCGCCGTCGACGGGGGTCAGGAAGGTGGCCGCGCCGTTGAGCAGGGCGAACGAGCCGTCGACCCAGTTGGTCTGCACGCTCATCTCGCGGCCGTAGACCCGATAGCCAACGACCACGCGGGCCGCGCCTGCGGAATCGATGCGCCAGCGGTTCTTGGCCGTCTTCTCGACGGTCAAGGCCTTCCCCTCGGGGGTCCGGGCGGTCACGCCTTCGACGTGGCGGGCGTATTCGCGGACGAGGTACGAGCCGGGCGTCCAAACAGGGATCATCAGGTCAACATGGTCGCGGCCATCGGATGGCACGTCGGCCTCAACCTCGACGTAATGCGTCTGGGGGGCCGGGAATCGGAGCGAATACCGCACCGGCTCGGCGCCACGCAGGGCGGCCGGCAGGGCGAGCAGGGCCAGCAAGACGAGTCGGAATCGCATGGGCATCTCGCGGTTCATGGCATGAAATCTCGCGAGATTGTACCCGCGCAATCAAGCCGCCGGAGGGGGCCCGCGATCCGGGCTCCTGGAGCCGAATTATCAAAGATCGAGGCGACCGGATCATCGTGCCTGGGCTCAAACCATCGCGGGCGTCGGCTCGGCGCACCGGCCCCGGCGGGTCCTGCGCAGGTTTTTCAGCAGGTTCGCGTTGCGATTGGCGGCCTGG
It encodes:
- a CDS encoding zinc-dependent peptidase encodes the protein MFGYFRRRRRETLRARPFPADWEAILRKNVPLDARLDEADRAELRGHIQVFLAEKHFEGCGGLELTDEIKVTIAAQACLLLLHRETDYYRKLITVLVYPAAYQAKSVENLGGGMVLEGGEEGRLGEAWAGGVVVLSWDDVRSGSADLRDGHNVVLHEFAHQLDQEDGVADGAPILEQRGQYVAWARVLGTEYEQLRNSRGKSVLNRYGATKPAEFFAVATECFFEKPMQLKRKHPELYEELKEYYRQDPEKNAAAEEATSARPE